One stretch of Thermanaerosceptrum fracticalcis DNA includes these proteins:
- the hisZ gene encoding ATP phosphoribosyltransferase regulatory subunit, whose amino-acid sequence MYQKRTWNIPVGMRDWLPGEAARRRDLTNELLQTMATWGYTEIATPLLEYYQTLVQGEEGAVQDQLYKLIDRDGSILALRPELTTPIARVVSSKIEGAPPWRLMYGAEVFRYEDVQTGRQREFSQVGAELIGQEGPEADCEILALAIEALKTQGLERFTVSIGHMGVLQGLLQSLTCEENQLKAVRHLVLEKDFVGLNELLEKAGLAQEKREAVVDLLTRPLDIDNFPMTGSGLPGEILTALADLKGIVNLIALYGYEPYIQVDLSTLRNQEYYTGMVFEVYTAGLGYPIGGGGRYDHLLHRFGHSYPATGFALGVDRLLLSLAQKEKKSELFLVAGEEPGLVLKKAQTLRAEGKKVIAELRRITEQEAKLLSREKEAQLVWLGGVTYYGD is encoded by the coding sequence ATGTACCAGAAAAGAACCTGGAATATACCGGTAGGGATGCGCGATTGGCTGCCCGGTGAGGCTGCCAGGAGAAGGGATCTCACCAACGAGCTTTTGCAAACCATGGCCACCTGGGGATATACGGAAATCGCTACCCCTCTTTTAGAGTATTACCAGACCCTGGTTCAGGGGGAAGAGGGGGCTGTTCAGGACCAGTTATATAAACTGATTGACAGGGATGGCAGTATCCTGGCTTTGCGACCGGAACTGACTACACCTATAGCCCGTGTGGTAAGCAGTAAAATAGAGGGGGCTCCTCCCTGGCGCTTAATGTATGGTGCAGAAGTATTCAGGTATGAAGACGTGCAGACAGGCAGGCAGCGGGAGTTCAGCCAGGTTGGTGCGGAACTCATCGGACAGGAGGGCCCGGAAGCTGACTGCGAAATATTGGCTTTAGCAATAGAAGCCTTAAAAACCCAAGGGTTGGAGCGTTTTACCGTGAGTATCGGTCATATGGGAGTACTCCAGGGATTACTACAAAGTTTAACCTGTGAAGAGAACCAGCTTAAAGCAGTGCGCCATCTTGTGCTGGAGAAAGATTTTGTCGGCTTAAATGAGCTTTTGGAGAAAGCTGGCCTGGCTCAAGAGAAAAGGGAAGCGGTTGTGGATTTATTAACCCGCCCTCTGGATATTGATAATTTCCCTATGACCGGTTCAGGTTTACCTGGCGAAATTCTTACGGCCCTGGCAGATCTAAAGGGAATAGTAAACCTTATCGCTTTATACGGCTATGAACCATATATTCAGGTGGATTTAAGTACTCTCCGTAACCAAGAATACTATACGGGGATGGTTTTTGAGGTTTATACTGCCGGACTTGGTTACCCCATAGGTGGCGGCGGCCGTTATGATCATCTTCTCCACCGTTTTGGTCATTCCTACCCGGCTACCGGCTTTGCCCTGGGGGTTGACCGCCTTCTTCTCAGCCTGGCCCAGAAAGAAAAAAAGAGTGAGCTGTTTCTGGTAGCGGGGGAAGAACCCGGTCTCGTCCTTAAAAAGGCTCAAACTTTACGGGCCGAGGGCAAGAAAGTCATTGCGGAATTGAGAAGAATCACGGAACAAGAAGCAAAACTGCTTTCTAGGGAAAAAGAGGCCCAACTTGTCTGGTTAGGAGGGGTGACTTACTATGGAGACTAA
- the pyk gene encoding pyruvate kinase, which translates to MRKTKIICTIGPASEQVPVLKELLKSGMNVARLNFSHGSHDEHRQRIMNIRQASKELGIPVAIMLDTKGPEIRTGLLEQGKIELKAGEEIILTTEEIMGTEKRISISYPGLPGDVSEGVQILLDDGLIALRVTKVQGSDIHCVIENGGELGNRKGVNVPGVQINLPAMTQKDVDDITFGVQENVDFIAASFIRSASDVLAIRKLLEDQGADIDIISKIENHQGVMNLDEIIQVSDGIMVARGDLGVEIPAEEVPLVQKTMIEKCNIAGKPVITATQMLDSMIRNPRPTRAEASDVANAIFDGSDAIMLSGETAAGKYPLLAVQTMARIALRAEESLNWRELIKKRALTVARTTTEAISHATCATALSLGAAAIITATKSGSTAHMVSKYRPQAPIIAVTPQEKVYRKLLLVWGVYPLLSPESDTTDEMIDTAVNTALQAGYIRNGDLVVITAGVPVGIPGSTNLLKVHTVGEVLAKGTGIGRGSVAGRIVIAETGEEAKARMQKGDILVASSTDRDFIPAMELAGAIITEEGGLTSHAAIVGINLGIPVIVGVAEATKLLSQYSTVTIDPVRGLIYKGNAKVL; encoded by the coding sequence ATGCGGAAAACAAAAATTATTTGTACCATTGGTCCGGCCAGTGAACAGGTTCCTGTCCTTAAGGAGCTCCTAAAAAGCGGTATGAACGTGGCCCGTTTAAATTTTTCCCATGGGTCCCACGATGAACACAGGCAGCGCATTATGAATATCAGGCAGGCTTCCAAGGAACTGGGAATACCTGTGGCCATTATGTTGGATACGAAAGGTCCGGAAATTAGAACAGGTCTCCTGGAACAAGGGAAAATCGAGTTAAAAGCCGGGGAAGAAATCATCCTGACCACCGAAGAAATCATGGGTACGGAAAAACGCATCAGTATAAGTTATCCAGGTTTACCAGGTGATGTCAGCGAAGGCGTGCAGATTCTCTTAGATGACGGGCTTATTGCTCTCCGTGTCACGAAAGTGCAAGGGTCTGATATTCACTGTGTCATTGAAAACGGAGGGGAACTGGGCAACCGGAAGGGAGTTAACGTTCCCGGCGTACAAATCAATTTGCCGGCCATGACCCAAAAAGATGTCGATGATATTACCTTTGGCGTTCAGGAAAACGTCGATTTCATAGCCGCCTCTTTCATTCGCTCAGCCAGTGATGTCCTGGCTATCCGTAAATTACTGGAGGACCAGGGGGCCGACATTGATATTATTTCTAAAATCGAAAACCACCAGGGTGTGATGAACCTTGATGAAATCATTCAGGTCTCTGACGGCATTATGGTAGCCAGGGGTGATTTGGGTGTGGAGATTCCGGCTGAAGAGGTTCCCCTGGTGCAAAAAACCATGATTGAAAAGTGTAATATTGCCGGAAAACCTGTAATCACCGCTACTCAAATGCTGGATTCCATGATCAGAAATCCCCGTCCCACCAGGGCGGAGGCCAGTGACGTGGCCAATGCCATCTTTGACGGCAGTGACGCCATTATGCTTTCCGGCGAAACGGCAGCGGGTAAATATCCCCTCCTGGCTGTACAAACCATGGCCCGCATCGCCCTGCGGGCGGAGGAATCCCTGAACTGGCGTGAATTGATTAAAAAGAGGGCTTTAACTGTGGCCCGCACTACTACGGAAGCCATCAGTCATGCCACCTGTGCCACGGCTCTCAGTCTGGGCGCAGCGGCTATCATTACCGCCACCAAGTCGGGTTCTACAGCACATATGGTATCGAAATACCGTCCCCAGGCACCTATTATTGCTGTAACACCACAGGAGAAGGTCTATAGGAAGCTCCTTTTGGTATGGGGTGTATACCCGCTCTTATCCCCTGAGAGTGATACTACTGATGAAATGATTGACACTGCAGTCAACACCGCTTTACAGGCCGGGTATATTCGTAACGGTGATCTGGTAGTGATTACCGCAGGCGTACCCGTGGGCATTCCTGGTTCTACCAACCTGTTAAAGGTTCATACCGTAGGGGAAGTCCTGGCCAAAGGAACAGGTATTGGACGTGGTTCTGTAGCAGGCCGTATAGTGATTGCCGAAACCGGCGAGGAAGCTAAAGCCAGGATGCAGAAGGGAGATATTCTCGTTGCTTCCTCTACTGACCGGGACTTTATTCCCGCCATGGAACTTGCCGGCGCCATTATCACAGAAGAGGGTGGACTAACTTCTCATGCTGCCATTGTGGGTATAAACCTGGGGATACCTGTGATTGTTGGGGTGGCGGAAGCTACCAAACTCCTGTCCCAGTACAGTACAGTTACCATCGATCCTGTCCGTGGCCTTATCTATAAAGGAAACGCGAAAGTGTTATAA
- the mtrB gene encoding trp RNA-binding attenuation protein MtrB has product MANGERACTDEYIVVKAMENGVTISGLTRGKDTKFHHSEKLDRGEVMIAQFTEITSAMKVRGRARIFTRHGVIESGE; this is encoded by the coding sequence CTAACGGCGAGAGAGCATGCACTGATGAATATATTGTGGTGAAGGCTATGGAAAATGGCGTTACCATCAGTGGTTTAACCAGGGGTAAAGACACTAAATTTCACCATTCTGAAAAGTTAGACCGGGGTGAAGTGATGATTGCCCAGTTTACGGAAATTACCTCGGCAATGAAAGTGAGAGGCCGTGCTCGTATCTTTACGAGACATGGTGTGATCGAATCGGGAGAATAG
- a CDS encoding putative signal transducing protein — MWTVVYIAPNRPTAEQLKTLLMNEGLLVMLRSVGVPHLGDSGSVEILVPESEAEEAHEILTGAL; from the coding sequence ATGTGGACTGTCGTTTATATTGCGCCTAACAGACCAACAGCTGAACAACTAAAAACACTTTTAATGAATGAAGGACTCTTAGTGATGCTCCGTTCCGTAGGCGTTCCCCACCTGGGTGATTCAGGTTCCGTGGAGATTTTAGTACCGGAGTCTGAAGCGGAAGAAGCCCATGAAATCCTTACGGGTGCACTATAA
- the hisG gene encoding ATP phosphoribosyltransferase, which yields METKLTIALPKGKLFAPSIELLSQCGFNCAHFSDEARTLVFTDEKNQTSFIICRPTDIPTYVEYGAADLGIVGKDSIMEAGKNLYELVDLKYGYCRFVVAAPRSVLSPDGEYQWKAGLRIATKFPTIAKEFVKRKGLHAEIIKLHGNIELAPRVGLAELIIDIVSTGKTLQENNLVPLEEIGSATARLVVNRASYRLKSEAINHIVSRMKEILQQEGGSP from the coding sequence ATGGAGACTAAACTGACCATCGCTCTGCCCAAGGGAAAACTCTTCGCACCCAGTATTGAGTTGTTAAGCCAATGTGGTTTCAACTGTGCTCACTTTTCCGATGAGGCCCGGACTTTAGTCTTTACCGACGAAAAAAACCAAACCAGCTTTATCATCTGTCGGCCCACGGATATACCCACCTATGTGGAATACGGTGCGGCAGATTTAGGTATTGTGGGTAAGGACAGCATTATGGAAGCAGGTAAGAATCTCTATGAACTGGTGGATTTAAAGTATGGCTACTGCCGTTTTGTGGTGGCCGCTCCCCGCAGTGTGCTGTCTCCAGACGGTGAATACCAGTGGAAAGCGGGGCTCAGGATAGCCACCAAGTTTCCTACTATCGCCAAAGAATTTGTCAAACGGAAAGGTCTCCATGCCGAGATCATCAAACTCCACGGCAATATAGAATTAGCCCCCAGAGTGGGCCTGGCCGAACTTATCATTGATATTGTTTCCACCGGAAAAACCTTGCAGGAAAACAATCTTGTCCCCCTGGAGGAAATCGGCTCGGCTACGGCCCGTCTCGTGGTGAACAGGGCCAGTTACCGCCTGAAATCAGAAGCAATTAATCACATTGTCAGTAGAATGAAGGAAATATTACAGCAGGAAGGGGGGAGCCCTTGA
- a CDS encoding YerC/YecD family TrpR-related protein — protein sequence MGYDSRLKDEFTDKLFEAILLLETEEECYRFFEDICTVAEIKAIAQRLEVAKMLDQDKTYTEIAEETGASTATISRVKRCLYFGADGYQLILKRLKAKNKDEKTG from the coding sequence ATGGGCTATGACAGCCGTTTGAAGGATGAGTTTACGGATAAACTTTTTGAAGCCATTTTACTTCTGGAAACAGAGGAAGAATGCTACCGCTTTTTTGAGGATATTTGTACAGTGGCAGAAATCAAGGCCATCGCTCAGCGGCTGGAAGTGGCCAAGATGCTCGATCAGGATAAAACATATACGGAAATTGCAGAAGAAACAGGGGCCAGTACCGCCACCATCAGCCGGGTCAAAAGATGTTTGTATTTTGGGGCTGATGGGTACCAGCTCATATTAAAACGTTTAAAAGCGAAGAATAAGGATGAAAAAACCGGCTGA